From Variimorphobacter saccharofermentans, one genomic window encodes:
- the nspC gene encoding carboxynorspermidine decarboxylase — protein MNIDFTKVTTPSYVIDEGLLKKNLEILKSVMDRTGCEILLAQKAFSMYTTYPLIGKYLSGTTASSLFEARLGKEEMGKEVHIFAPAYREEEMDEIISICDHIVFNSLPQWDKYKDRVQNSGRKISCGLRINPEYSEIETDMYNPCFENSRFGIAASKLEKADLTGIDGLHFHTMCEQDSDVLERTLRVVEEKFTPYMQQMKWINFGGGHHITRASYNLDTLIRCINHIKSKYQVQVYLEPGEAVALNAGYLVSSVLELNENGMQLAIMDTSAACHMPDVLEMPYRPNIIGSGMPGEYPYTYRLGGPTCLAGDVIGDYSFTDPLQLGDRLVFCDMAIYSMVKNNTFNGINLPSIYLFTENKELKRIKEFGYEDFKRRL, from the coding sequence ATGAATATCGATTTTACCAAAGTAACCACTCCCTCATATGTCATAGACGAAGGATTGTTAAAGAAGAATCTTGAAATATTAAAATCGGTTATGGATCGTACCGGTTGTGAAATATTACTGGCACAAAAGGCATTTTCCATGTATACCACATATCCTTTAATTGGGAAATATCTAAGTGGAACTACGGCCAGTTCTTTGTTTGAAGCAAGGCTTGGTAAAGAAGAAATGGGAAAAGAAGTTCATATCTTTGCTCCCGCTTATCGGGAGGAGGAAATGGATGAGATTATATCCATATGTGATCACATCGTCTTTAATTCCCTTCCGCAATGGGATAAATACAAAGATAGAGTACAAAACAGTGGAAGAAAGATTTCCTGCGGATTGAGAATCAATCCAGAATATTCGGAAATTGAAACCGATATGTATAATCCCTGCTTTGAAAATTCCCGTTTTGGTATTGCCGCTTCGAAGCTTGAGAAGGCAGATCTGACAGGAATAGATGGCTTGCATTTTCATACTATGTGCGAACAAGATTCAGATGTACTGGAGCGAACCCTTCGAGTAGTGGAAGAGAAGTTTACGCCTTATATGCAACAAATGAAATGGATTAATTTTGGCGGTGGTCATCATATTACCAGAGCTAGTTACAATCTTGACACCTTAATCCGTTGTATTAATCATATCAAAAGTAAATATCAGGTTCAGGTATATTTGGAACCGGGAGAGGCAGTTGCACTGAATGCCGGTTATCTGGTAAGCTCCGTGCTTGAGTTAAACGAAAATGGTATGCAGCTGGCGATTATGGATACTTCGGCAGCATGTCATATGCCGGATGTTCTTGAAATGCCATACCGTCCTAATATTATTGGCTCAGGAATGCCTGGAGAATATCCGTACACGTATCGTCTGGGAGGTCCAACCTGTCTGGCCGGTGATGTGATTGGCGATTACTCCTTTACTGACCCCTTACAGCTTGGAGATCGACTGGTTTTTTGTGATATGGCAATATACTCCATGGTTAAGAACAATACCTTTAACGGAATTAATCTTCCGTCTATCTATTTATTCACTGAGAATAAGGAACTAAAACGTATCAAAGAATTCGGGTATGAGGATTTTAAACGAAGATTATAG
- a CDS encoding anaerobic nitric oxide reductase flavorubredoxin — protein MSKKITEKVTWVGKVDWELKSFHGNEYSTRKGSSYNSYLIRDEKTVLIDTVWQPYDKEFVTRLKQEIDLKEIDYIIANHSEIDHSGALPELMREIPDTPIYCTANGAKILKGHYHQDWNFVTVKTGDVLDIGECKLIFVEAPMLHWPDSMFTYMSGENILFSNDAFGQHFATESLNNDTADTAQLYEEAIKYYANILTPFSKLVVKKIEEVLKLQLPVSMICPSHGVIWKDNPLQIVGQYMTWAKDYQENQVTIIYDTMWNATRKMAEAIAAGIEQADPTVTVKIMNSSKEDKNDIITEIFRSKMIFLGSPTINNGFMHSLGGLLEMIKGLKFQNKKAAAFGSYGWSGESVKQLSNALNDAGFELVSDGFRYLWVPDEKGLNECKEFGTKQIS, from the coding sequence ATGAGCAAAAAAATAACAGAGAAGGTAACCTGGGTTGGAAAAGTGGATTGGGAACTGAAGTCATTTCATGGGAATGAATATTCTACGCGAAAAGGTTCCTCATACAATTCTTATCTTATAAGGGATGAGAAGACTGTATTAATTGATACTGTGTGGCAGCCATATGATAAGGAATTTGTAACACGACTTAAACAGGAAATTGATTTGAAAGAGATTGATTATATCATCGCAAATCATTCTGAAATCGATCATAGTGGCGCATTACCGGAGCTAATGAGAGAAATTCCTGATACACCCATATATTGTACAGCAAATGGAGCAAAGATTTTAAAAGGTCATTATCATCAGGATTGGAATTTTGTAACCGTAAAAACAGGGGATGTTCTTGATATTGGTGAATGTAAGCTTATCTTTGTGGAAGCGCCTATGTTACATTGGCCAGATTCTATGTTTACCTATATGTCCGGTGAAAACATTTTATTTAGTAACGATGCATTTGGCCAGCATTTTGCTACAGAATCTCTTAATAATGATACAGCAGATACTGCACAGTTGTATGAAGAAGCAATTAAGTATTATGCGAATATTCTAACTCCCTTTAGTAAACTTGTAGTGAAGAAAATTGAAGAAGTGTTGAAATTACAATTACCGGTTTCCATGATTTGCCCAAGTCATGGAGTGATATGGAAGGATAATCCGCTTCAGATAGTGGGGCAGTATATGACCTGGGCTAAGGATTATCAGGAAAATCAGGTAACTATCATCTATGATACCATGTGGAATGCCACTAGGAAAATGGCAGAGGCAATCGCAGCGGGTATTGAGCAGGCAGACCCTACCGTTACCGTTAAGATAATGAACTCCTCGAAAGAAGATAAGAATGATATTATAACTGAGATATTCCGGTCGAAGATGATATTCCTAGGATCCCCTACGATCAATAACGGTTTCATGCATTCTCTTGGTGGGTTATTAGAGATGATAAAAGGTTTAAAATTCCAGAATAAAAAGGCAGCGGCCTTTGGAAGCTATGGCTGGAGTGGAGAGTCAGTAAAGCAGCTATCCAATGCACTAAATGATGCAGGCTTCGAACTGGTATCCGATGGGTTCCGATATTTATGGGTACCTGACGAGAAGGGGCTGAACGAATGTAAGGAGTTTGGTACAAAGCAGATCTCGTAA
- a CDS encoding sugar kinase → MAKVITMGEIMLRLSTPGYQRFIQSDSFDVCYGGGEANVAVSLSNYGHNAYFVTKVPNNPIGDCAIAALRKYNVNCNYIARGGERLGIYFLETGASMRASNVVYDRAHASIAEADPSDFDFDAIFEGADWFHFTGITPAISDKAAILTEEALKAAKRKNITVSVDLNFRKKLWSSEKAQRIMTNLMQYVDVCIGNEEDAEKVLGFKPGKTDVTSGELELAGYQDIFEQMVKKFNFKYVVSSLRESFSASDNGWSACIYDGKKFYHSKKYNIRIVDRVGGGDSFAGGLIAGLLDGKSMEDALEFAVAASALKHTIPGDFNLVSKAEVEALVGGDASGRVQR, encoded by the coding sequence ATGGCAAAAGTTATAACAATGGGCGAGATTATGCTACGGTTGTCTACACCTGGGTATCAGAGATTTATTCAATCAGACAGTTTTGATGTATGCTATGGCGGTGGAGAAGCTAATGTTGCTGTATCGTTATCAAATTATGGACATAATGCGTACTTTGTAACGAAGGTCCCTAACAATCCGATTGGTGATTGCGCTATTGCTGCCTTGCGAAAGTATAACGTTAACTGTAATTATATTGCTCGTGGGGGAGAAAGGCTCGGAATTTATTTTCTGGAAACCGGCGCGTCCATGAGAGCATCTAATGTAGTATATGATCGTGCCCATGCTTCCATTGCAGAAGCAGATCCATCCGATTTTGACTTTGATGCTATTTTTGAAGGAGCAGACTGGTTTCATTTTACAGGTATTACACCGGCTATAAGTGATAAGGCAGCTATTCTTACAGAAGAAGCATTAAAGGCTGCTAAACGCAAGAACATTACTGTATCTGTTGACCTTAATTTCCGTAAGAAGCTTTGGTCTTCTGAAAAAGCACAAAGAATTATGACAAATCTAATGCAATATGTTGACGTTTGCATTGGTAATGAAGAGGATGCAGAGAAGGTGCTGGGCTTTAAACCAGGAAAAACCGATGTCACAAGCGGAGAATTGGAGCTTGCCGGTTATCAGGATATCTTTGAGCAGATGGTGAAAAAATTCAATTTTAAGTATGTAGTTAGCTCCTTAAGAGAAAGCTTTTCCGCTTCCGATAATGGCTGGTCTGCTTGTATTTATGATGGTAAGAAATTCTATCATTCAAAGAAATATAATATTCGTATTGTTGATCGTGTAGGTGGAGGAGATTCCTTTGCTGGTGGTCTGATTGCCGGACTATTGGATGGTAAAAGTATGGAAGATGCGTTGGAATTTGCTGTAGCAGCATCCGCATTAAAGCATACAATTCCTGGGGATTTTAATCTGGTGTCCAAAGCAGAAGTCGAAGCATTAGTAGGTGGAGATGCTTCCGGCCGAGTACAAAGGTAG
- a CDS encoding EAL domain-containing protein, with translation MQKNNAIIKDSSLHTLLIDDAFIQFLKSGQIAAIYLDNDGTIQYVTPILSSIMGLSMENYGLLITDVIQSEQFTQLKHMILNYIHHVNENRDADMTQLQALNQYQSEIEITGLNKISYQLVIRYNITNDNKVNGIIILLYDISQRKAIENNLKLEKEKYRIFAELTECALWEYNIKTKEFKHFRKLKGRYANHNLTIPDFRNTMIQKGWLYPEDIQEFEAFCDSMDRGEEFIQYDLRSLGDNDEYIWIRYQGTALRDEHGNTSVILGRTLNIDNEYREHEKIVQRLLRDGLTGLYNRATTKEKVDQCLERSNLDEKQSIHNFMIIDIDNFQQINELLGHVEGDEIIEMFSKELEKLFHSTDIIGRIGGDKFLVLQKDIKKQNQIKQTLAAICEMARNQLHDFQKNKLITVSIGCASYPADGNDYETLYRKADIALYIAKSRGKDQFVLYQQDMECQYLDTEFEPFLWNSSGIDTSNVDKRIMNIALDILNDTSNLHYSINHVLHEVGKFFNLSRITVYETEIGNKEARVHFEWRNLGIPSAEYDLLEKNRPMIKNYKDIFMSNNILYINDVATEKLPFSLELLFARLGTKAVVQCAIYDGDTFIGTVNFEDCISARCWSKYELDTLYTLTRFLSTYILQLRSKLDLDNELFFSQATLSNQKLCNYAVKEGTYELVYFSEYTKKQFPNVKLGAMCYNVIYGRETPCDPCPLSGLNTYANTYSIETYHNKDNAWYSTTATREVLPDGSSIDLICSVDVTGFIDRVHSTDAMTGVLTLSKFEAEAMKLISGSSKNKYCIIYCDFDKFKNINDSWGYSIGNEVLIHFAKLIDRSIKGTELTCRISDDKFLIMLSYKNKSETIERIKVFYNQLEEYFSEAFPRIKIVITGGIYFLKQEDKVLSIAIDRANLARKTVKGTHKSDFAIYDNFLHTQVSKEKMIENRMNEALKNNEFIVYLQPKIDLSSRKIVGAEALVRWRFPSGQILSPNDFIPIFEKNGFVTDLDFYVYEKTLSTLQKWLLQGNPEIIISINVSGIHLNEANFLDRFLGLLEKYNIPPRLIELEITESIFFKELDRLVLIINSFRQKGFLISIDDFGSGYSSLNMLKTLPIDILKLDREFFMWNEMGVQDKIVISGIISLAKGLGLKVVSEGVETEEQVEFLLESSCDMAQGYLFYKPMPVEEFEKLLDIKSI, from the coding sequence ATGCAAAAGAATAATGCAATAATAAAAGACAGTTCTTTACATACTCTGTTAATAGATGATGCTTTTATCCAATTCTTAAAAAGTGGACAAATTGCTGCTATCTATTTAGATAATGATGGAACAATACAATATGTAACTCCGATTCTATCCTCTATAATGGGTCTTTCCATGGAAAATTATGGTCTGTTGATTACGGATGTGATTCAATCGGAGCAGTTCACACAGTTGAAACATATGATATTGAATTATATTCATCATGTAAATGAAAACAGAGATGCTGACATGACACAACTGCAAGCATTAAATCAATATCAGTCGGAAATAGAGATTACAGGTCTAAATAAGATTAGTTATCAATTAGTAATACGATACAATATTACGAATGATAACAAGGTAAATGGAATCATCATCCTTTTATACGATATTTCGCAAAGAAAGGCAATTGAAAATAATCTAAAACTAGAAAAAGAAAAATACCGAATCTTTGCAGAGCTTACCGAATGTGCTTTATGGGAGTATAATATAAAAACAAAAGAGTTTAAGCATTTCCGAAAACTGAAAGGGCGCTATGCTAATCATAATTTAACAATACCAGATTTTCGTAATACTATGATTCAAAAGGGCTGGTTATATCCAGAGGATATACAGGAGTTTGAAGCATTCTGTGATAGTATGGACAGAGGAGAAGAATTCATTCAATATGATCTTCGTTCCTTGGGTGATAATGATGAATACATATGGATTCGATATCAGGGAACTGCACTTAGGGATGAACATGGAAATACAAGTGTTATACTCGGCAGAACCTTAAATATTGATAATGAATATCGCGAGCATGAGAAAATTGTTCAAAGATTATTGCGGGACGGATTAACAGGCCTATATAATCGAGCTACTACAAAAGAAAAGGTGGATCAGTGCTTAGAACGGAGTAATCTTGATGAGAAACAGAGTATTCATAATTTTATGATAATTGATATCGATAATTTTCAACAGATCAATGAACTGCTGGGTCATGTTGAAGGGGATGAAATTATTGAGATGTTTTCTAAGGAATTAGAAAAACTCTTTCATTCAACCGACATTATTGGTCGAATTGGCGGAGATAAGTTTCTTGTTTTGCAAAAAGACATTAAAAAGCAAAACCAGATTAAACAAACGTTAGCAGCGATCTGTGAGATGGCCAGGAATCAATTACATGACTTTCAAAAAAATAAATTGATTACAGTAAGTATTGGCTGTGCATCCTATCCAGCAGACGGTAATGATTATGAAACTTTATATCGAAAAGCAGATATCGCTCTTTACATTGCAAAATCCAGAGGGAAAGATCAATTTGTTTTATATCAGCAGGACATGGAGTGTCAATATCTGGATACAGAATTTGAACCTTTTTTATGGAACAGTTCCGGTATTGATACGTCAAATGTAGATAAGCGTATTATGAATATTGCTCTTGATATATTAAACGACACGAGCAATCTTCATTATTCCATCAATCATGTCTTACATGAAGTAGGAAAGTTTTTTAATCTTTCCCGTATCACGGTGTATGAAACAGAGATTGGTAATAAAGAAGCGAGAGTTCATTTTGAATGGCGTAATCTTGGTATCCCATCTGCAGAATACGATTTATTGGAAAAAAATAGACCAATGATAAAGAATTACAAAGATATTTTTATGTCCAATAATATATTATACATTAATGACGTTGCAACAGAAAAGCTCCCATTTTCATTGGAACTACTATTTGCCAGATTAGGAACCAAAGCTGTTGTTCAATGCGCAATATATGATGGAGATACCTTTATTGGCACTGTGAATTTTGAAGATTGTATCTCGGCAAGATGTTGGAGCAAATACGAGTTAGATACCTTATACACATTAACAAGATTTCTCAGTACTTATATATTACAGCTTCGAAGTAAGCTTGATTTGGATAACGAGTTATTTTTCTCGCAAGCTACCCTTAGTAATCAAAAGCTATGCAATTATGCTGTAAAGGAAGGTACATATGAGCTTGTCTATTTTAGCGAATATACAAAGAAACAATTTCCCAATGTAAAGCTCGGAGCAATGTGTTATAACGTCATCTATGGTAGGGAGACTCCTTGTGATCCTTGTCCATTAAGTGGATTAAATACATATGCGAATACCTATTCTATAGAGACCTACCATAATAAAGATAATGCCTGGTATAGTACAACGGCTACCAGGGAAGTGTTACCGGATGGAAGCAGCATTGATTTAATTTGCTCAGTGGATGTGACCGGATTTATAGACAGAGTCCATTCAACGGATGCTATGACCGGAGTATTGACTTTGTCAAAGTTTGAAGCGGAGGCTATGAAGCTAATATCTGGTTCTTCCAAAAATAAATATTGCATCATTTATTGTGATTTTGATAAATTTAAAAATATTAATGATAGCTGGGGTTATTCCATCGGTAATGAAGTATTAATACATTTTGCCAAGCTTATAGACAGGAGCATAAAAGGAACAGAATTGACTTGCCGTATATCGGATGATAAATTCTTAATTATGCTTTCTTATAAAAACAAAAGTGAAACAATAGAACGGATTAAAGTTTTTTATAATCAGCTGGAAGAATATTTTAGTGAAGCCTTCCCCCGAATTAAAATTGTAATAACAGGCGGCATTTATTTCTTAAAACAGGAGGATAAGGTCTTAAGCATTGCTATTGATCGTGCGAATTTGGCAAGAAAAACGGTGAAAGGTACACATAAAAGTGATTTTGCTATTTATGACAATTTTCTTCACACACAGGTTTCCAAAGAGAAAATGATAGAAAATCGCATGAATGAAGCATTGAAAAACAATGAATTTATTGTATACCTGCAACCAAAGATTGATCTTAGTTCCAGAAAGATTGTCGGTGCAGAGGCTTTGGTAAGATGGAGATTTCCCTCTGGTCAGATTCTCTCTCCAAATGACTTTATTCCGATTTTTGAGAAGAACGGATTTGTTACTGATTTAGATTTTTATGTTTATGAAAAAACGTTATCAACCTTACAGAAATGGCTGCTACAGGGGAATCCGGAGATTATTATTTCTATTAATGTATCTGGAATTCATTTGAATGAGGCTAATTTTCTGGACCGTTTCCTGGGTTTGTTAGAAAAATATAATATTCCTCCGAGATTAATTGAATTAGAAATTACGGAAAGTATATTTTTTAAGGAGCTGGATCGCCTTGTTTTAATTATAAACAGCTTCCGACAAAAGGGTTTTCTAATCTCTATAGATGATTTTGGATCAGGCTACTCTTCACTAAATATGCTTAAGACACTACCGATCGATATCTTAAAGCTGGATCGCGAATTCTTTATGTGGAATGAGATGGGTGTCCAGGATAAGATTGTAATCTCGGGAATTATTTCATTGGCAAAGGGATTGGGATTGAAAGTAGTTTCGGAAGGAGTCGAAACAGAAGAACAGGTTGAATTCTTGTTAGAAAGCTCCTGCGATATGGCACAGGGATATTTGTTCTATAAACCGATGCCGGTTGAGGAATTTGAAAAGCTATTAGACATAAAATCAATTTAA
- a CDS encoding saccharopine dehydrogenase family protein: MSKALIIGAGGVASVVVHKCCQNSDVFEEICIASRTLSKCDALKEQVKKYKTKVTTAQVDADKTEEVIALIEKFKPDIVINVALPYQDLTIMDACLATKVDYLDTANYEPLDTAKFEYKWQWAYRERFEKAGITAVLGCGFDPGVTGVFTAYALKHYFDEIHTIDILDANAGDHGYPFATNFNPEINIREVTAKGSYFENGQFIETEPMEIKRVYNFPEIGEKDMYLLHHEEIESLALNVPGIKRIRFFMTFSERYLTHLRVLQNVGMTSIGPIDFEGHKIVPLQFLKAVLPDPASLGPRTKGKTNIGCIYTGIKDGKEVQYYVYNVCDHEECYREVGSQAISYTTGVPAMIGAMMVLTGKWKKPGVYNVEEFDPDPFMNKLNECGLPWKETFKPEIVD; this comes from the coding sequence ATGAGTAAAGCATTAATTATCGGAGCGGGAGGCGTGGCCAGTGTAGTAGTTCATAAATGTTGTCAGAACTCCGATGTCTTCGAAGAAATATGTATTGCCAGCAGAACATTATCAAAGTGTGACGCATTAAAAGAACAGGTAAAAAAATATAAGACCAAAGTTACGACAGCACAGGTTGATGCGGATAAGACAGAAGAGGTTATTGCTCTTATTGAAAAATTTAAACCGGATATCGTAATCAATGTTGCACTTCCTTATCAGGATCTTACGATCATGGATGCATGTCTGGCAACGAAAGTAGATTATCTGGATACGGCAAATTACGAACCGCTGGATACGGCGAAGTTCGAATACAAATGGCAATGGGCTTATCGGGAACGCTTTGAAAAGGCTGGAATTACTGCAGTGCTTGGCTGTGGCTTTGATCCCGGTGTAACCGGAGTATTTACTGCATACGCATTAAAGCATTATTTTGATGAAATTCATACCATTGATATTCTGGATGCCAATGCAGGGGATCATGGCTATCCTTTTGCAACAAATTTTAATCCGGAGATTAATATCCGTGAAGTAACCGCAAAGGGTAGTTATTTTGAAAATGGTCAGTTTATCGAAACAGAGCCCATGGAGATTAAGAGAGTGTATAATTTCCCGGAGATCGGCGAAAAGGACATGTATCTTCTTCATCATGAAGAAATAGAATCCCTGGCACTTAACGTTCCGGGAATCAAACGAATTCGTTTCTTTATGACTTTTTCCGAACGCTATCTTACACATTTAAGAGTGCTTCAAAATGTTGGAATGACCTCCATTGGACCCATTGATTTTGAAGGTCATAAAATTGTACCTCTTCAGTTCTTAAAAGCGGTTCTTCCTGACCCAGCTTCCTTAGGGCCGAGAACAAAAGGAAAGACGAATATCGGATGTATTTATACTGGTATTAAGGATGGAAAAGAAGTACAGTATTATGTATACAATGTATGTGATCATGAGGAATGCTACCGCGAGGTGGGATCACAGGCCATTTCCTATACTACCGGAGTTCCCGCAATGATTGGTGCTATGATGGTACTCACAGGTAAATGGAAGAAACCAGGTGTATACAATGTAGAGGAATTTGATCCAGATCCTTTTATGAATAAATTGAACGAATGTGGTTTGCCCTGGAAAGAAACATTTAAGCCAGAAATTGTTGATTAA
- the speB gene encoding agmatinase, which translates to MNRNIHTFIACDHEYEESDIVLFGAPFDGTTSYRPGTRFASAAIRNESYGIETYSPYLDLDLTDLKVFDAGDLEFGFGNTERVLNTIEDMTAQILKDHKKPLMIGGEHLVTLGSIRAAVKKYPDLRIIHFDAHADLRDDYLGEKLSHASVMRRCWELVGDGRIYQFGIRSGDREEFTWAKDHVFMQKFNLDKLNLTVEALKGKPVYLTIDLDVLDPAVFPGTGTPEAGGVTYTQLTEALNKVFQLDVIAADMNELSPTYDQSGASTALACKLLRELILQL; encoded by the coding sequence ATGAATAGAAATATCCATACGTTTATTGCCTGTGATCATGAATATGAAGAAAGTGATATTGTACTGTTCGGTGCTCCCTTTGATGGAACCACATCGTATCGTCCGGGAACCAGATTTGCCAGCGCTGCCATTCGAAATGAGAGTTATGGAATAGAAACCTATAGCCCATATTTAGATTTAGATTTAACAGATTTGAAGGTTTTTGATGCCGGTGATCTGGAATTTGGTTTTGGAAATACGGAACGGGTATTAAATACTATCGAAGATATGACAGCACAGATTTTAAAGGATCATAAAAAACCTCTTATGATTGGAGGAGAACATCTGGTAACCTTAGGTAGTATTCGCGCGGCGGTAAAAAAGTATCCGGACCTTAGAATCATCCATTTTGATGCTCATGCGGATCTTAGGGATGATTATTTGGGAGAGAAGCTTTCCCACGCAAGTGTGATGCGACGTTGCTGGGAGCTTGTCGGTGATGGTAGAATCTATCAGTTCGGTATTCGAAGTGGTGATCGGGAAGAATTTACCTGGGCTAAGGACCATGTGTTCATGCAGAAATTCAACCTGGATAAACTAAATCTTACAGTGGAAGCGTTAAAAGGTAAGCCGGTTTATCTGACCATCGATTTAGATGTTCTGGATCCAGCAGTATTTCCTGGCACTGGAACGCCGGAAGCAGGTGGAGTTACCTATACTCAATTGACGGAAGCATTAAATAAGGTATTTCAACTTGATGTAATAGCAGCGGACATGAACGAGCTTTCTCCAACATATGATCAAAGTGGAGCTTCGACGGCACTGGCATGCAAGCTGCTGCGAGAGCTAATACTTCAATTATAA
- a CDS encoding D-alanyl-D-alanine carboxypeptidase family protein, which translates to MKSENLKVILCGVLLLLISIMELRSIKGYYEEIINFTGLSYNDFEKELKEENIRALENQDEYQKMITESKDENLNEAKKESSVHTMKLHARSALLMDGSNNRILYEKNGYQEMPMASTTKIMTCIVTLENSDLSDVVTVSAYASKMPDVQLNIKPGEKYYLKDLLYSLMLESHNDVAVAIAEHVGGSVEGFATMMNDKARELGCNNTNFVTPNGLDAEGHHTTAKDLAMIASYAIKNDKFIAITNTPSHVFQEINSGRKFSVSNKNKFLYMMEGAIGVKTGFTGGAGYCFVGAVKRQDRTLISVVLGSGWPPSRNLKWMDTKELMNYGIKNYKKRQIFEDKKFDPVFVKDGQQKYEKLDIEGNISLLLRDDEAVRIEYDIPKMLQAPVKSNSVIGKASYYINDMLYTEIPIYTTTDIAKIDYPFCLRKLIKLWSFQY; encoded by the coding sequence TTGAAAAGCGAAAATTTGAAAGTAATTTTATGTGGAGTATTACTTCTTTTGATTTCAATTATGGAACTTCGTAGTATAAAAGGATATTATGAGGAAATTATTAATTTCACTGGACTTTCTTATAATGACTTTGAAAAAGAATTAAAGGAAGAAAATATAAGAGCTTTAGAAAATCAAGATGAATATCAGAAAATGATAACAGAATCAAAGGACGAGAATCTAAATGAAGCAAAAAAAGAGTCATCGGTACATACAATGAAGCTACATGCTCGTTCTGCTTTGCTTATGGATGGATCAAATAATCGGATACTTTATGAGAAAAATGGTTATCAAGAGATGCCAATGGCTAGTACTACCAAGATTATGACCTGTATTGTAACCCTGGAAAATTCAGATCTATCCGATGTCGTAACCGTATCCGCTTATGCTTCAAAAATGCCCGATGTTCAATTAAATATAAAACCCGGTGAGAAATATTATCTAAAGGATTTATTATATTCCCTTATGCTGGAGAGTCATAATGATGTGGCAGTAGCCATTGCGGAGCATGTAGGAGGCTCAGTGGAAGGCTTTGCTACGATGATGAATGATAAAGCAAGAGAACTGGGTTGTAACAATACAAACTTTGTAACTCCTAATGGTCTGGATGCAGAAGGACATCATACTACCGCGAAGGATCTGGCAATGATTGCAAGCTATGCCATTAAAAATGATAAATTTATAGCAATTACCAATACACCCTCCCATGTCTTTCAAGAGATTAATAGTGGTAGAAAATTCAGTGTTTCAAATAAGAATAAATTCTTATATATGATGGAAGGCGCCATTGGTGTAAAGACAGGTTTCACCGGAGGAGCAGGATATTGCTTTGTCGGAGCTGTTAAAAGACAGGACAGAACGCTGATATCCGTCGTACTTGGAAGTGGATGGCCTCCCAGTAGAAACCTGAAATGGATGGATACCAAGGAACTGATGAATTATGGTATTAAAAATTATAAGAAAAGGCAAATATTCGAAGACAAGAAATTTGATCCTGTTTTTGTTAAGGACGGACAGCAAAAGTATGAGAAGCTTGATATAGAGGGAAATATATCGCTATTATTGCGGGATGATGAGGCTGTTCGTATAGAATACGATATTCCTAAAATGCTTCAGGCACCTGTTAAATCCAATAGTGTAATCGGAAAGGCAAGTTACTATATTAATGATATGCTGTATACAGAAATTCCAATCTATACCACCACTGATATTGCCAAGATTGATTATCCCTTCTGTCTTAGAAAGTTAATTAAATTATGGAGCTTTCAATATTAA